The following coding sequences lie in one Montipora foliosa isolate CH-2021 chromosome 11, ASM3666993v2, whole genome shotgun sequence genomic window:
- the LOC137976626 gene encoding uncharacterized protein, whose product MGVNFTINHLRGKYLVIHVREEVKRVNRECRECARRFKVQPVQQQMAPLPQIRLQMTTKPFANSAVDFGGPYLTIQGRGRSRAKRYLCLFLCLQTHCCHLEMATSLETDAFLNAFVRMTARRGWPTIMLSDNGSYFVGAEKEIRELVGELDHDQVQRMTSNQGVTWHWNPPSAPHFGGVFEAMIKSSKRAIYAILKDADVTDEELQTTFIGVESLMNSRPLTALSDDPNDEPVLTPNHFLIGQMGGDFIPESVDNTAFNPRRRWRRVQELTRHVWGRWMKEYLPHIGSRQKWFFPTENLKVGDVVMVIDPIAARREWKVGRIERTYPGSDQLVRVVDVRVGDKILKRSLTRISPLEFAEND is encoded by the coding sequence GAGTGAACAGAGAATGCCGTGAATGCGCGAGGCGTTTCAAAGTCCAGCCAGTTCAGCAGCAAATGGCCCCATTACCGCAGATCCGTCTTCAGATGACAACCAAACCGTTCGCTAATAGTGCAGTCGATTTCGGAGGACCGTACCTAACCATTCAAGGCCGTGGAAGATCTCGGGCCAAACGTTACCTGTGTTTGTTCTTGTGCTTGCAAACCCACTGTTGTCATTTGGAGATGGCAACGTCACTGGAGACAGATGCGTTTCTCAACGCTTTCGTGCGGATGACGGCAAGAAGAGGATGGCCTACGATAATGCTGAGTGATAATGGGTCGTATTTCGTAGGCGCCGAGAAGGAAATTAGGGAATTAGTCGGCGAACTTGATCACGACCAGGTCCAACGTATGACATCTAATCAAGGTGTTACCTGGCATTGGAATCCTCCGTCCGCTCCTCACTTTGGAGGTGTGTTCGAAGCAATGATCAAGTCATCAAAGCGAGCCATTTACGCCATTCTAAAAGATGCCGATGTCACTGACGAAGAACTGCAAACAACATTCATTGGAGTCGAAAGCCTAATGAATTCAAGACCGCTGACCGCATTGAGTGACGACCCGAACGACGAACCAGTACTTACACCGAATCACTTCCTTATTGGTCAAATGGGCGGTGACTTCATTCCCGAAAGTGTGGATAACACAGCATTCAATCCACGAAGACGTTGGAGGCGAGTGCAAGAGTTAACTCGACATGTGTGGGGTCGTTGGATGAAGGAGTACCTACCCCATATTGGCTCCAGACAAAAGTGGTTCTTTCCCACAGAGAATCTTAAAGTTGGAGATGTAGTAATGGTCATTGATCCGATTGCAGCCAGAAGAGAGTGGAAAGTTGGACGCATTGAACGCACGTATCCAGGCAGTGATCAGCTCGTAAGAGTTGTTGACGTTCGAGTCGGAGACAAGATTCTCAAGCGATCCCTTACAAGAATTTCCCCGTTGGAATTCGCAGAAAATGACTAA